A genomic stretch from Rubripirellula reticaptiva includes:
- a CDS encoding lipopolysaccharide biosynthesis protein, whose translation MKESDVWIFRDSGDLPGSVESAHTHSVPLFLIALSVVGVFLTYAITIVLARHLSPDEFDDYIGAIVTVGLLASIAEAGFGKYALRIVPVYAATQDTALLRGYLRFAMLGAVGLGVVLGVAAAGAELSSLRGSKLTTTLIAIAFLPVFAAAGVVVDLLMSLQLPTVAMILSRVAMPLTTLVLVVISVRFFTVTPLMALLCFSVGSLSCVLLGTAIGKFHLRSYKSSEPPKYCFRPWMIEGVTYLLFSFLIAWLFRSSLFIVHHLPHESNALAMLAPAFETGCLVILLSKSIDKYYQPALAIAMESGDWDGIVRLGRSRFMVLGIGIIAFIIVVLGFGDRILRLYGNQYATSYAELCLIALGSSAWTMFSLAPTFLLFSDQRKSLLVLLSIHAVMMFTLTIVLFSWYGAMGAAIAYTVTISSFATCNSVAAKRHFAWLKRTQSSQSEAMPMLASTEKEPAKVRPSI comes from the coding sequence ATGAAAGAATCGGACGTTTGGATTTTTCGCGATTCGGGCGACCTTCCTGGTTCTGTTGAATCGGCGCATACTCATTCGGTGCCGTTGTTTTTGATTGCCCTAAGCGTGGTTGGTGTTTTCCTGACCTATGCAATCACGATCGTCCTGGCTCGGCATTTGAGTCCGGATGAATTCGACGACTATATTGGCGCGATTGTGACGGTTGGCTTGTTGGCTTCGATTGCCGAAGCCGGGTTTGGCAAGTATGCCTTGCGGATCGTACCGGTGTATGCCGCAACGCAGGACACCGCGTTGTTGCGAGGCTATCTGCGATTTGCAATGCTGGGCGCCGTTGGTTTGGGCGTCGTGTTGGGCGTCGCAGCCGCCGGTGCCGAGCTCTCGTCTCTGCGTGGCAGCAAGTTGACAACCACGTTGATTGCAATTGCATTCTTGCCGGTTTTCGCAGCCGCTGGCGTTGTCGTTGACCTGCTGATGTCACTGCAGTTGCCGACTGTGGCGATGATACTTTCGCGAGTTGCTATGCCGCTTACGACACTTGTTTTGGTTGTGATCAGTGTTCGTTTTTTTACTGTGACGCCCCTGATGGCATTGCTGTGTTTTTCAGTGGGCAGTCTTAGCTGTGTGCTGTTGGGGACGGCTATTGGCAAGTTCCATTTGCGTTCCTACAAGTCATCCGAGCCACCAAAATATTGTTTTCGACCGTGGATGATTGAAGGGGTGACCTATCTGTTGTTTTCGTTTCTGATTGCTTGGCTTTTCCGATCAAGTTTGTTTATCGTCCACCACCTGCCGCACGAGTCCAACGCGTTGGCGATGTTGGCACCCGCGTTTGAAACCGGTTGTTTGGTGATATTATTGTCAAAGTCGATCGACAAGTACTATCAGCCCGCACTGGCGATCGCGATGGAGTCGGGCGACTGGGACGGGATTGTGCGGCTCGGTCGCTCTCGCTTCATGGTGCTCGGCATCGGCATCATTGCGTTTATCATCGTGGTTTTGGGTTTCGGCGACCGCATTCTTAGACTCTACGGCAACCAGTATGCGACGTCTTACGCCGAACTATGCCTGATCGCGTTGGGGTCGAGTGCGTGGACGATGTTTTCGCTAGCGCCCACGTTTTTGTTGTTCTCGGATCAGCGCAAGTCGCTGCTTGTATTGCTGAGCATTCACGCGGTGATGATGTTTACGCTGACCATCGTTTTGTTTTCATGGTACGGCGCGATGGGAGCGGCGATTGCCTATACCGTCACGATCAGTTCGTTCGCGACGTGTAACTCGGTGGCCGCCAAACGCCACTTCGCTTGGTTGAAGCGAACCCAATCGTCGCAGAGTGAAGCTATGCCGATGTTGGCAAGCACAGAGAAAGAGCCAGCGAAGGTCCGACCAAGCATTTGA
- a CDS encoding YkgJ family cysteine cluster protein, with protein sequence MKLPTIEDCGDCGVCCMHMGYPPYLRGENGGPVEEYWTTMPADLKREWLAYVESYDVPDDELDGPCVWLDLDTKRCKHHESRPSVCRDFRVGSQGCRDWRTAYGLR encoded by the coding sequence ATGAAGCTGCCAACGATTGAAGACTGTGGTGATTGCGGTGTGTGCTGCATGCACATGGGATACCCGCCGTATTTACGTGGCGAGAATGGAGGCCCGGTCGAAGAGTACTGGACGACGATGCCAGCCGATTTGAAGCGAGAATGGTTGGCTTACGTCGAATCCTACGACGTTCCCGACGATGAACTGGACGGTCCCTGTGTTTGGTTGGATCTGGATACGAAACGTTGCAAGCACCATGAATCGCGCCCGAGTGTGTGCCGTGATTTTCGCGTCGGCAGTCAAGGATGTCGCGATTGGCGGACGGCATACGGATTGCGTTGA